The following coding sequences lie in one Aspergillus puulaauensis MK2 DNA, chromosome 3, nearly complete sequence genomic window:
- the anxc4 gene encoding annexin ANXC4 (COG:S;~EggNog:ENOG410PG1M;~InterPro:IPR037104,IPR018502;~PFAM:PF00191;~go_function: GO:0005509 - calcium ion binding [Evidence IEA];~go_function: GO:0005544 - calcium-dependent phospholipid binding [Evidence IEA]) codes for MSLRVDDPRSRGRSKSPSGRTRDRSTSRDPRLPSPGPEPSRRSAYLSADPAGEKVRTRSRSRGASPLPSSRKSNRYDSDSEHDARDYARRRSDRDYYYHSDSDDSRGASKRSSQRYSQPPPQRRSGQISRYPDEDDIYSSDDDLAYGDGPGGLDRGYYGRKSSSIISAPPPLMTGALNNPGAGPRSSAETVSGYSRYGAGQSAYSGPPHTQPSWAPVPDCEKPGFVPPTSQGDSMPGAFPAATSGPPPTAQYMSPDSAHSPYAPWNAPPATSGAPYAPPVTTASHQRNPSGDPNLYANPPTYQYAQIDPNVRYSTKPTTGSTYSSHPRTEPLPSGVRYSATPQYPSSSTSGADRGPQYVEVVPGSRTSGRPSSLSVSTGNSLGVGGGHGSSHPPASPLLEAYKGTYQSISPMPSPILIAPRDDDVSDLEPLDNSTDSERRRTRKSKKSKDEGGLKEPKSSKRGSSRVRHERHDSKDARGSDNMLVISPSSSRRKVSFYDATDDALALRDALSHSRNIDTKTLTHVLPHLTNHEMLDLRKEYKNHVKIHGKGVNLAKHIRLKLGNSAFGKVCYATALGRWESEAFWANCYYQSGSSRRELLIESLFGRSNGEMREIKETFRDSRYTDSLEKCMKAELKADKFRTAVLLALEEGRQSERDSVDSDLVSRDIQALHAALVSRNGGETAMIYIIVRRSDSHLREVLRAYEKIYQRNFARDMIQKSQNLVGETLAHILNGAINRPMRDALLLHQALHESRSGKERSELLISRLVRLHWEPRHLENVKVEYRRRYGERLEESIAEEILPSTGGSDWGEFCIQLAQSSKTHAAKG; via the exons ATGTCTCTCCGCGTCGACGACCCACGGTCGCGAGGCCGTTCCAAGTCTCCCAGCGGCCGTACCCGTGATCGTTCCACGTCTCGCGACCCCCGTCTGCCTTCCCCTGGCCCGGAGCCCTCACGAAGGAGCGCATATCTATCTGCCGACCCCGCGGGCGAGAAAGTGCGGACAAGGTCCAGAAGTCGCGGAGCCAGTCCTCTCCCCAGCTCTAGGAAATCTAACCGCTACGACTCGGATTCGGAGCACGACGCAAGAGATTATGCGCGCCGCCGATCCGATCGAGATTACTACTACCATTCCGACTCGGATGATAGCAGGGGCGCGTCGAAACGGAGTAGCCAGCGATATTCCCAGCCGCCGCCCCAGCGGAGATCTGGGCAAATTTCCCGATACCCGGATGAGGACGATATATATTCTTCGGACGATGACCTGGCCTATGGCGATGGCCCTGGAGGATTGGATCGTGGATATTATGGACGCAAGAGTAGCTCCATCATTTCGGCGCCTCCTCCGCTCATGACCGGAGCGCTTAACAACCCAGGCGCCGGTCCAAGGAGCAGCGCGGAGACAGTGAGCGGCTACTCCAGATATGGCGCGGGTCAATCTGCGTATTCAGGACCTCCCCATACTCAACCAAGCTGGGCACCCGTTCCCGACTGTGAAAAGCCGGGTTTTGTGCCGCCGACATCTCAAGGAGACTCTATGCCGGGGGCGTTTCCAGCCGCGACGTCTGGCCCACCACCTACCGCACAGTATATGAGCCCAGACTCTGCGCACAGCCCTTACGCTCCCTGGAATGCGCCACCAGCGACATCTGGTGCTCCGTACGCACCTCCAGTTACCACTGCGAGCCACCAACGCAACCCGTCGGGCGACCCTAATCTATACGCCAACCCACCAACGTACCAGTATGCGCAAATTGACCCTAATGTCCGGTATTcaaccaaacccaccacTGGCTCCACGTATTCGTCTCATCCCAGGACGGAGCCTTTGCCAAGTGGAGTCAGATACTCTGCAACTCCTCAGTACCCGAGCAGCTCGACAAGCGGCGCCGATAGAGGGCCACAATACGTCGAGGTTGTACCGGGAAGTCGCACTTCTGGTCgtcccagcagcctcagcgTCTCTACAGGAAACAGCCTGGGCGTTGGGGGAGGCCATGGTTCTAGCCACCCGCCTGCTAGCCCGCTGCTGGAAGCATACAAGGGCACATATCAAAGCATATCCCCCATGCCCTCGCCGATTCTCATAGCACCCAGAGATGATGATGTCTCAGATCTTGAGCCACTGGACAATAGCACGGATAGCGAGCGACGGCGGACGCGGAAGTCCAAGAAGTCCAAAGACGAAGGCGGCCTCAAGGAACCAAAGAGCTCTAAACGAGGCAGCAGCCGCGTCCGACACGAGCGCCACGATTCAAAAGATGCCAGAGGCTCCGATAATATGCTCGTAATATCCCCTAGCAGTTCGAGACGAAAGGTATCATTCTACGATGCTACCGATGACGCGCTTGCTTTGCGCGATGCTCTATCCCACTCGCGTAATATCGATACAAAAACACTGACCCACGTGCTGCCTCACTTGACGAACCACGAGATGCTGGACCTCCGAAAGGAATACAAGAATCATGTAAAAATCCACGGGAAGGGGGTCAACCTAGCCAAGCATATCCGCCTCAAGCTCGGCAACAGCGCCTTTGGAAAAGTGTGCTATGCAACCGCACTCGGCCGTTGGGAATCGGAAGCATTCTGGGCCAACTGTTACTATCAATCGGGGTCATCTAGACGCGAACTCCTAATCGAGTCCCTGTTCGGCCGCAGCAACGGCGAGATGCGCGAGATCAAAGAAACCTTCAGGGACTCGCGGTACACCGACAGCTTGGAGAAATGCATGAAGGCCGAGCTGAAAGCAGATAAATTCCGCACGGCCGTCCTCCTAGCCCTCGAAGAGGGTCGACAGAGCGAGCGCGATTCCGTCGACAGCGACCTAGTTTCCCGGGATATCCAAGCCCTACACGCAGCGCTCGTTTCGCGAAACGGCGGCGAAACAGCAATGATATACATCATTGTCCGCCGGAGTGACTCGCACCTGCGTGAAGTCCTGCGAGCTTACGAGAAGATCTACCAGCGGAACTTTGCGCGTGACATGATCCAGAAATCTCAAAATCTTGTC GGCGAAACCCTTGCACATATCCTCAACGGGGCCATCAACCGGCCCATGCGCGACGCACTGCTTCTCCACCAGGCTCTCCATGAATCCCGCTCCGGTAAAGAGAGGTCAGAGCTTTTAATCTCCCGACTTGTCCGTCTCCATTGGGAACCTCGGCACCTCGAAAATGTGAAGGTCGAGTACCGTCGCCGGTATGGTGAGCGACTAGAGGAGTCGATCGCAGAGGAAATTTTACCGTCTACCGGTGGGAGTGACTGGGGTGAGTTTTGTATTCAGTTGGCGCAGAGCTCGAAGACGCATGCTGCGAAGGGCTGA